The genomic region GATCCAGATCCAGACCATGGCCAGCACCACGCCGCCGGAGACGACGGGCATGTAAAAGGACATGCGGACAAAGGACTGCGCGGCGCGCGGCAGGGGAAAGACGATCACCGCCAGAAAGATGGAGATAACCACCACTACCGGCACCACGATGAGCACGAACAAGAAGGTGTTCTTCAGTGCGATGATGAAGACGTCATCCCGGGTAAAGAGGCGCACGAAGTTGTCGAAGCCGATGAAGCGCCATTTGGCCTTGTTCACGCCGGCCTCGTAAAAGCTCAGGCGCAGGCCGTTTATGAGCGGGTACAACACGAAGACAATGAAGGGGATATACGCCGGCAGGATGAACAGGTAGGCGGCGCGCGCATCCCATATCTTCTGCCACCAGGTGCGCCGGCGCTCTGGATAAGCGGCCAAAACGGTCATCTCACCTCCCGTACTATCTGCAGAGATGGTTCTGGGGGCGGAGTACGCCCCCAGAACCATGTCGAGCGTGGGCCCTTATTGGCCGAAGATGTCCTTGGAGGCCTTCATCATGCCGTCAATGGCTTCCTGCGGCGTCATCTTGCCCAAGAACATGGCCTGGAAGAAGGCCGGCAAGGCGGTGCGCACCTCAGCGTAGTGCGGGCAGTTCAGGCCCATGGAGACCACGCCGTACTTCTTAATCCACTCGAGCGTGAGCTCGTAGTTCGGGTCGCCGGCGAGCGGCGCGCCCACCGAGTAGCGGGTGGGGAACTGACCGCTGGAGATGCAGTAGTCGCGCTGCCACTTCTCACTGCTCAGGTGGATGAGGAACTTGGTGATCTCCTGCAGTTCATAATCGGAGCGGCCTTCTTTCTGGAACATGACCAGGCCGGTGGGGCCAACCGGCAGGCCGGCCGGCTTGTCCCCAAGATGCGGATAGAGGGTCATGCGAGCATCCATGGGGCCCGTCACCTTGCCTTCTTTCTGGGCCTGCGGGATGGAGACGTTCACCGTCGAGATGCCGCCGCCCATGAAGACGCCCTTGCCAGCATAGAAGAGGTTGTTCACGTCCTGCCAGCCGGCGGTGGTGACGTCGGGGTTGATCAGGCCCTCCTTGTACAGCTTGTTGAGGAACTCCATGGCGGCCAGCGCCTGCGGGTTGTCCAGGTCCAGCCCCTGGCAGTCGTCGCGCCAGGTGTTGGAGCCGGCGCCCCAGATGAAGGCATGCACCGCATAGTCGCCCTGCTCAGAGGCCACCTGCATGACCATCGGATACTCGACGCCCACGTTGGCCTCTTTGATAGCCTTGGCCGCGGCATAGAACTCGTCGAAGGTCCAATCATGGTCATCCAGGGGCAGCATGTCCAGCAGGCCGGCCTTCTCAAAGGGCGCGGCATTGACGATCATGTTCTGCACCCAGTAGAAGATGGGCAGGCCGTGCAGATGCCCGTTGATGGTGTACAGCTCCAACAGGCCTGGTATGAAGTCTTCCAGTTCCTCTTTCGGCACGACCTCCTCCAGGTTGACGGTGACACCCTCATAGGCGTAGGTGGAGGTGCGGCCAAGATAGTCGCGCAGGATGTCAGGCGGAACGCCGCCGGCGATGGCCACCGGCACCTTCTTGGGCAGGTCCGCCCAGTCCAGCACCTGGATTTCCACCGAGACATGGGGGTTATCCTTGATGTAATCGTCCGCCACCATCTTCTCGTAATCCAGGGCTGTCTTCAGCTCCGGATGGCCCTTCGCGGTCTGCGGGTCAAAGCGGGGGTCCACCCAGAGTTCGATCTTCACCGGCTTCTTCACCTCCGGCGTGGGTGTGACGAGGACGGGCACCTCTTTCTCCACCACCACCGTCTTGACCACCTCTTTTTCGACGACCACCTCTTTGGTGACCTCGACGATTTGTGGGGTGGCCGGCGCACATGCGGCGATGAAGAGGCTCAGGGCCAGCAGTGCCACGCCGACAACGGGGATAATCCACAACCATTTGCCTCGCATTCTCCGTCCTCCTTTCGCGAGTCCAAGCGGAACGGCATCTTCGGAGTAGCGACACGTTCAGCCAACAGCGGGGATGGCCAATCCCAACCTGCCAGCTACGCAGTGAAGGGGTAATCCACCATAGGCCGGCATCACCTCCTTACCCTCCTGCTCGCGGGATGACCCACTTATCCGGCTACGGGGCACCAGACCTAAAACACGATGCCGACGCGCAGAGGAGACGCTGGACGATGGCGTCGAAATCGCTCTGACCAGTGGAACATGATCTTATGGTCTGACCACTTTCAATATACCACATTTCGGGGAGGCTGTCAAGTCCCGCCGGAAAACGCCGGCTCACCGCCGGCCGCGCACCCATACACGCTCGCCGTCGCTGATGACCTCGATCGTCCCCTGCTGGTCCGTGCGCCAAACAGCCGCCCCGTGCGCCGCCAGCCGGCGCAGGACGGCCTGAGCCGGATGACCGAAGGAATTGCCGGCGCCGGCGGAAATGACCGCCACCGCCGGCGACACGGCGGTCAGGAGCCGGTCGGTTGTGCCGGCGGCAGAGCCGTGATGGGCCACCTGGAGCACCGCCGCCCCCAGGTCTGCGCCGCTGTCCAGCAGGAGCTCCTCCCCCTGGCGCTCCACATCTCCCATGAAGAGGATGCGCAGGCGGCCGTAGGACAGCCGCACGACGGCGGAGCAGTCGTTGTCGGCCAGCACCTCCGGGCAGGATGCCGGCGGATGCAGGACCTCCAACATGAGGCCCTCATCTGGCAGACGAAGCTGGGCGCCAACAACCGCCGGCGCTCTTTCCGCGCCCGCCCTTTCGACCGCTTCTACCCAGCGGCGGGTGACGTCCGCCCCTTCCACGAAGCCGGCACCCAGGACTTCCCGCACCCGATAATGCTCCAGCACGGCAAAGAGACCATTGACATGGTCGGAGTCCGGGTGTGTGGCGATGACCGCGTCCAGCTCTCGGTCCCAGAAGGGCATATGCCGGCCCAGATGAGAGAGCGTCAGCGTGCCGTCCGGCCCGCCGTCAATCAGCACCTGATGGCCGGCCGGCGTGACAATGAGGCTGGCATGTCCCTGCCCCACATCCAAGAAATAGACATGCAGGTAGCCGTCCGGCAGGCTGAATACCGCGCTCCATACGAGCACTGCGCCAAGTCCCAGGGCGGAGAGGCCGGCATAGGCCGGCAGATGCCGGCGCCCGTACTGCCACAGCTCCTGGCGCCGCTCCGCCGGCAGTCCTCCCCACACGGTCAGGCCTATCAGCAGTGCATAGTACAGGAGGAGCAGGGCCGGCGTGAAGGGCGGCACGGTGACCTGCGCCCAGGGCAGGCCGGCCATCTTCTCGACGAGCCAGACGGTATAGGCCGCGAAGGGCCAGGCCAGCCAGCCCAGGGCCTGTCCCAGCGGCATCCACAGCGCGCCGGCCAGCACAGCCAGCGCTCCCAGGCCCAACAGCGGCGGCTGTGCCGGCAGTACCAGCACATTGGCCGGCAGGGTTGCCAGGGAAAGCTGGCCGGTCTGAAACAGCAGGATGGGGAGCGTCCAGGCCTGCGCCGCCAGGGTCACCAGCACGATCTCTTCCAACGCCTGGAACGGGGAGCGCCGGCCGGCCCAGCCCACTTTCTCGCGCAGGGCCTGCCAGCCTTTCCACAGCAGGGGATACAGGGTGATTAACCCCAGCGTGGCGGCAAAGGAGAGCTGGAACCCCAGGTGCCAGAGGACATAGGGCTGGATGATGGTCATGAGCAGGGCGGCGATGGAGAGGCCGCGCAGGGCGGTGGACCGCCGGCCGGTCAGCAGGGCGAAGAGGGTCAGGCCACCCATGATAGCCGCCCGCACCACCGGCGGGTCAAAGCCGACCAGCACGGTGTAGCCGGCCACGGCCGCCAGCGCGGCGGCCATGGCGCGCCGCCGGCCCAGCGCCGGCGTCAGCAGTGCGGTGACCAGCGCGGCCAGCAGGGTGATGTTCCACCCCGAGATGACCACGATGTGGGAGGTGCCGGAGGCGCGCAGGGCATCCTCCAGCCAGCCGGGGATGCCGCGCTCATCGCCCAGGAGCATGGCGGAGAGCAGGCCGGCGTACGGCGCCGGCCAGATGCGCTCGATGATGCCGCGCAGGCGGTCCTTCAGGGAATAGACCGCCGCCATCAGGGGATGGCCCTGGTCAGAGCGCAGGAGCAGGACGCGGGGATAGCGCATCAGGGAGTAAATGCCGCGGCGCGCCAGATAGGCCCGATAGTCAAAAGTCCCCAAGCGCGCGGGGGTGCTGAGCCGGCCGGTCAGCAGAAGCTCATCGCCGTAGCGATAGGCCGGCAGGGCCG from Anaerolineae bacterium harbors:
- a CDS encoding DNA internalization-related competence protein ComEC/Rec2 is translated as MGEQGWLAPAWWLAGAAACALLTILLRRRSPLRRWPLFVLALCLGALRMLPLHPALDENSLSRFNDAGEFGIRGVVVEPPRLSGTTQRLHVRAEHLAGLGLDQEVHGDIEVILPALPAYRYGDELLLTGRLSTPARLGTFDYRAYLARRGIYSLMRYPRVLLLRSDQGHPLMAAVYSLKDRLRGIIERIWPAPYAGLLSAMLLGDERGIPGWLEDALRASGTSHIVVISGWNITLLAALVTALLTPALGRRRAMAAALAAVAGYTVLVGFDPPVVRAAIMGGLTLFALLTGRRSTALRGLSIAALLMTIIQPYVLWHLGFQLSFAATLGLITLYPLLWKGWQALREKVGWAGRRSPFQALEEIVLVTLAAQAWTLPILLFQTGQLSLATLPANVLVLPAQPPLLGLGALAVLAGALWMPLGQALGWLAWPFAAYTVWLVEKMAGLPWAQVTVPPFTPALLLLYYALLIGLTVWGGLPAERRQELWQYGRRHLPAYAGLSALGLGAVLVWSAVFSLPDGYLHVYFLDVGQGHASLIVTPAGHQVLIDGGPDGTLTLSHLGRHMPFWDRELDAVIATHPDSDHVNGLFAVLEHYRVREVLGAGFVEGADVTRRWVEAVERAGAERAPAVVGAQLRLPDEGLMLEVLHPPASCPEVLADNDCSAVVRLSYGRLRILFMGDVERQGEELLLDSGADLGAAVLQVAHHGSAAGTTDRLLTAVSPAVAVISAGAGNSFGHPAQAVLRRLAAHGAAVWRTDQQGTIEVISDGERVWVRGRR
- a CDS encoding extracellular solute-binding protein, producing the protein MRGKWLWIIPVVGVALLALSLFIAACAPATPQIVEVTKEVVVEKEVVKTVVVEKEVPVLVTPTPEVKKPVKIELWVDPRFDPQTAKGHPELKTALDYEKMVADDYIKDNPHVSVEIQVLDWADLPKKVPVAIAGGVPPDILRDYLGRTSTYAYEGVTVNLEEVVPKEELEDFIPGLLELYTINGHLHGLPIFYWVQNMIVNAAPFEKAGLLDMLPLDDHDWTFDEFYAAAKAIKEANVGVEYPMVMQVASEQGDYAVHAFIWGAGSNTWRDDCQGLDLDNPQALAAMEFLNKLYKEGLINPDVTTAGWQDVNNLFYAGKGVFMGGGISTVNVSIPQAQKEGKVTGPMDARMTLYPHLGDKPAGLPVGPTGLVMFQKEGRSDYELQEITKFLIHLSSEKWQRDYCISSGQFPTRYSVGAPLAGDPNYELTLEWIKKYGVVSMGLNCPHYAEVRTALPAFFQAMFLGKMTPQEAIDGMMKASKDIFGQ